The following are from one region of the Acidobacteriota bacterium genome:
- a CDS encoding proline iminopeptidase-family hydrolase: MIALSFILASLVVSNAQAVRQPANLYYMQEGFVDSHGALIYYKSIGHGAPLMIVHGGPGATHEYLLPYLLPLMRTSRLIFIDERGSGRSSKLEDTKQYTIGNMVEDVENVRKALGLGRISLLGHSYGGALAQAYALKYQQNLSHLILASTFASTKELNEALAKIKSEMDPKDLERVNALEAAGLFGKGEQWEHGRYPEEYAKLAWGKGYLPYIYQAHPDPNDDPVASNNTAWDVYREMWGSHGEFVVDGNLSEVEYVDKLSQIKVPTLIIVGDHDESDPKMSREMHEKIAGSQLVILPNSGHMTFVDQPEQFLKAVRDFVSH; encoded by the coding sequence ATGATCGCGCTCTCTTTCATTCTTGCTTCCCTGGTTGTTTCCAACGCGCAGGCCGTCCGGCAGCCTGCGAACCTCTACTACATGCAGGAAGGGTTTGTGGACAGCCACGGCGCCCTGATCTACTACAAGTCCATCGGACACGGCGCGCCGCTCATGATCGTGCATGGCGGTCCGGGCGCGACGCATGAATATCTTCTGCCCTATCTTTTGCCGTTGATGCGCACCAGTCGCCTCATCTTCATCGACGAGCGCGGCTCTGGACGATCGTCAAAGCTCGAAGACACCAAACAGTACACGATCGGCAACATGGTCGAGGACGTTGAGAATGTGCGCAAGGCGCTCGGCCTCGGCAGGATTAGCCTGCTCGGACATTCCTACGGTGGAGCGCTGGCCCAGGCCTATGCGCTGAAGTATCAGCAGAATCTCTCGCACCTGATTCTCGCCAGCACGTTCGCCAGCACGAAAGAACTCAACGAAGCGCTGGCCAAGATCAAGTCTGAGATGGATCCGAAAGATCTGGAGCGAGTGAATGCGCTCGAGGCGGCGGGTCTGTTCGGCAAAGGCGAACAGTGGGAGCACGGACGCTATCCGGAAGAATACGCAAAGCTGGCGTGGGGCAAGGGATATCTTCCCTACATCTACCAGGCGCATCCCGACCCGAACGATGATCCGGTCGCGTCGAACAACACGGCTTGGGATGTCTATCGCGAGATGTGGGGTTCGCACGGCGAGTTCGTCGTCGATGGCAATCTTTCGGAAGTGGAATACGTCGACAAGCTGTCGCAAATTAAGGTTCCCACTCTGATCATCGTCGGCGATCACGATGAGAGTGATCCGAAGATGTCGCGCGAGATGCACGAGAAGATTGCCGGATCGCAACTCGTCATCCTTCCCAACAGCGGACACATGACCTTCGTTGACCAGCCGGAACAGTTCCTGAAAGCGGTGCGCGACTTTGTAAGCCACTAG
- a CDS encoding DUF2721 domain-containing protein translates to MNDIGRLFQAFLAPALLVSATALLILSINVRLMGLVSRLRQYVHAKYDATKSNRTEAVAAYTSQIESIERRAGLIRRCFLLALISLAGSICSCLLLGLGLYEMKAAWVAAMVFAGSLTCLLASAVYYIREVMVSLSSVRDEARDLLFMDLGSPPENSGPDTP, encoded by the coding sequence ATGAATGACATCGGCCGTTTGTTTCAGGCCTTCCTCGCGCCCGCCCTGCTGGTTTCCGCGACCGCGCTCCTCATTCTTTCCATCAACGTTCGACTGATGGGATTGGTCAGTCGTTTACGGCAATACGTGCATGCCAAATACGATGCGACCAAGTCGAACCGCACGGAGGCGGTTGCCGCTTATACATCGCAGATCGAGTCCATCGAGCGGCGGGCGGGATTGATTCGCCGCTGCTTTCTTCTGGCACTGATTTCCTTGGCGGGATCGATCTGCTCGTGTCTCCTGCTTGGGTTGGGGTTGTATGAAATGAAGGCTGCCTGGGTGGCAGCCATGGTGTTCGCGGGATCCCTGACGTGCCTCCTGGCGTCGGCGGTGTACTACATCCGGGAAGTAATGGTGTCGCTGAGTTCCGTCCGCGATGAAGCGCGCGATCTGCTCTTCATGGATCTCGGGTCCCCGCCAGAAAACAGCGGGCCCGATACGCCATAG